The Patescibacteria group bacterium DNA window ATCATAAATAAATTGCTTATCAAAAAAATCATAAGTTTCTTGATAAAGCAAATGGTGCAACAAGCGGTCGCGGACTGTTGCTTTATGAATATTACGCGGCTTGGGATCGGAAATATTAAACGCTTGATACGCGCCGTGCCGGTAAGTTTTGTTCTTTAAATCGTGATAAAGCGCCAAAATATTATCCATCAGGCGGCTTTGCCAAACCGCAACATCACCTCGCTGTTTTTTGCCGGATAAAAAGCCTTCCCAGGCGGAAAGTAATTTATTGATTGTAATTATTTCTTCGTATTTTTTTACAAATTTTTTCATTATAAAATTTATGGCCACTTATTATAGCGTTCCGACAGTGTTGACAAAGGCCAAGGAAACCTACGCGCTGTGGTTTAAAATTCTTACCGATTTTCCCAAGGTTCACCGCTATAATCTGGGTGGAAAAATTGAAGAATATTTTTTAGGGCTGTTGGAAAATATTTTTACGGCTATTTATCTTTCCGGAGAAAAAAAATATTTTGAGTTGTCTTCCGCTATTGTCAAACTTGATGGCGTTAAATTTTTTTTCCAGCTGGCCTGGGAAAATAAGTGCTTTTCCAATGAACGGTACGCGGAATTGTCGGAAAAACTTAATGAAGTCGGCCGGATACTGGGCGGCTGGAAAAAAGGCTTGGAAAAGAAAACTCCTCCGCCTATAACGAAGGAGAAACAGCCATAGTTGCGGGACAACCAGGCGATTCCGATACTCGGCATTCCAGACATTGTCGTTCTCGAAGCGGTTGACGTTGACATTGAGACCGTCGGAATTCACGTTCACGTTGGCCACAAATTGCATAACGCGTTTTCCTTAAGGGGCGTAAAAGCCCCTTTTACCACCGCCGCCCTAACGCCGAGTGCGAGAAAAACGGCTGAATATTATTCGGGACATCAGGATAAGCGCCTTAAAGTCCGCTGACGCGCCATACCAACTTTAGCTTGTTTATTGAAATTAAAAATATTTTCCTCTCTTGCCGGCCGTAACCGGCAAAACTCTCAAAAATACTTTCAAACAATCTTGGCCCGCCAGCCGTAACCGGAGAGCAAATCAAAACTGCACTTTCATTATACAAAAAAATCACCTGGATTCCAAGAGCAAGGTTATGACCAAGCTCAAAGAATCCAAGTGACCAAGTTTCCAGGTCTTTCCGAAAAACCAAGAAACTAAAGTTGCGGGACAACCAGGCGATACCGAGACTCGGCACGCCAGACAGAGGCGTACCCGAAGCGGTGGACGTAGACAGAGAGACCGTCGGAACGCACGCGCACGCGGGCCACAAAATATTCGCCGTTCATTTTGAACAAGAAGAACGTGGCGCCACTCTGGCTAAGCTGACCCGGATACTTTACGCAGAACCGGATAATCTGATCTTGGGTAAGACAGAGCTTATCCAAATCGCTGATAAGCGAAGTGAACATTTTCACGAAGGTCGCATTCTCAATCAGCTCGTGTGCTTGCACGGCGGTTTCAGGGGTGGCATCGCTGGCCTTATCCAGATCCCAGTTCTTGAAATTGTTGTCGATGCCGGATTTGAAAACGTCTTTGGCGCTGGCAATAGTTCTCTGACCATCGCAAGCTTCGATGATTGATGCTTCACCGAAGGAAAGAAGTTTCAGAATCGACCCAGTCGGTTTTTCTGATTTTT harbors:
- a CDS encoding four helix bundle protein, encoding MATYYSVPTVLTKAKETYALWFKILTDFPKVHRYNLGGKIEEYFLGLLENIFTAIYLSGEKKYFELSSAIVKLDGVKFFFQLAWENKCFSNERYAELSEKLNEVGRILGGWKKGLEKKTPPPITKEKQP